Below is a genomic region from Populus trichocarpa isolate Nisqually-1 chromosome 15, P.trichocarpa_v4.1, whole genome shotgun sequence.
ATTCAAGAGAGAAATTAAAGTATAATCACCGAGGAAGACAATCTGCTCATTCCTATCTTATTTTACTTACTTGCGGACCCTTTTGGGCTGTCCCTTGACACAGTCACTGTCTTTGATGCGTTTTGCGTTTGGTTTTGTAGGAGTCGAATCGTAGATGCCACTTTACTCCTGCATAAAACCAAGTTCTTAAAATCCCATGTCTgcaaatatatgtatataactGAAAACTGAAAGTCCAAAGCTTTACTATTGACACAAATTATCACTTTCAAAGCATTGTTGTCCTGTCAAAAAAGCACCTCCCTttcattttgaaagaaaaatagatttttataagATGCATGTAAGatcatgtcaaaaaatctcaaggaaacagaaaaaaacactagaaattCGTCACTCACTTCCGCAATGTCTGTGATAGTTTTGTGCCTTGATCTGTTGTGTCATCAGGTTCTGTTCCCACTGAAAGAACACTCTCAGAAATGTCACTTAATCTATCCTCATGGTCTCCATCTTCAAATCTTAATATCTCAGCATCTGCAAATGACATATCATGACCTGTGTCCCCATCAGAAAGTTTTGATTGCTGGGAACCAGCTTCAGAATGCTTGTCACTGCACTCTGAAATGCTTTCCTGATAAGAAGCAGTCTCACTTCCTACACTTCTCCTGTCTGATGGTTTTCGGGTTCTATGAGGAATAACACCTGAAGAATCATAGCTTGCAGAAGAATCACCATACCTCGCTGAACCAGGATACTCGTTTTTATGATCTTTTATTAATTGCAACTGCTCAatctcatcatctttttttgcAATTGTGTCTTTGAGAGATGCCACCTGCATGATGAATAGAAGATTCAGAAAGCACTAACCACATGTGCTGTGCTGTAATATAAATTCAgcttcttaaattttttattgtctattGGTTGCATGTACTTGGATGGAAGATGAAATGTTCTGTTTACCTATTAAGTCACTAATGGGCATAAAGAGCTAATCATGCATATATGTTACTCCTGAATGTTCTCGGGAGTTCAAAGTTCTCAGGGCACCTTTGGAGTTAATGTGAGCAGAGAAATAGTTAAATCTGTTTAAACCATGTTTCTCATCAGTTAATCagcaaattatttcttttctaagtTTAGTCCAACTCCAACATGCATCAGTTTCACTTCTACTTATTTTCGTTCTGTGTGGAACTCTTCCCAGATTTCCATTATTtgtaatgaataaaaattctACAATATCAGACTGAGTTTAGGCAGTTCCAAGAGAATGTTGAAATAGCAGAATTACCTAATTATTAGAACTTAAGAACACCACAGGCtgaacacaaatatttttttaataaattcattacAGCACATAACAAAGTTTTATCATTCACTCTTTGTGTTTTATTgccatttcattgatttttcagGTTGAGATACTGTTAAGACTAAGatataaatcataaatcaacaaaaaacaaagtacTCTAGCACTTTTCAAGTCCAACCATGTAGTTTCAGATGACGCAATCAAGgtaatttttcagaaaactCAAGCAGCTACTGGTATTATTAATTTACGAACTGTCTTGTGTGTCCTTCCATTCTGTTTTAACCTTAGTGAACTATTTGTAGATTTAATTGAACAAAACTGAATCCATTGAGTTCCAGCCAGAAATATGATCTGAAGAAGGATGGTATTGTATATAACACCAGAACAAACCTGGCCCATTAATTCCCTAACATCTCTGCCCTCTTTGCTGCTTCGAGCTGCACCTAGCTCAACTCCAGAGACCCTCTCTGCAAACTTCAGAGTGCTTATAGTTTCAGAATATGAACTAACATCAGGATTGAGCTGTACAAACATAAGCGTCTTTGCTTGACCTCCTGTAATGTGAAAGGTAAGGAAATATACATTCATATCAAGTCTAAAAGTAGTTTACCACAAGCTTTCAAGAAAGGTCACCAGCATATTGAACTAGGGAATAACTCGAGGAAGTTTAAGACAAGAAGGGAACACCAAAAAGCAGTACCTAAAGAGCTTTGAAGTAGTTGAGTGAGCTTGCTGTTTCTATATGGTACATGAGAATTCTTTTGTGCAAGAGCGAAAATGACATCCCCGAGGGCAGATAACGATTTGTTTATATGTTGTGCTTCCCTAAGTCTGTCTCCAGTTGCCTCAGAGCGATCTACCCTTTCGCTCCCTGCTAGATCCACTAAATGAAGATTACCATGTAAAGCAGCACCAGAATGCAAATCCTTTCCACGAACATGGATACTGACAACACTGTGTGCACagagataaaatcaaaatcacaactAAATTTGAGACAAATGTAATATGGAAGTAAAGATAAAACAAAGATTGATTGTAAGTACCTATGAGAGCGGCTACTTCTTTCATTCATGGCAGTGGCTCCAACAGCTCTGTTTTTTAGTCCAACATCTATTAATTCTAACACGTCTGAAGTTGATGTAACAGGATGCATGCTAGCATCTGGTACAGCCAAACCATTGGGTTGGACAGTAGAAATAATCCCGAGTGTGTGCAAATCAAGGGAAACAAAATATTTGAGAGTATTGTAGTGTGCTCTTCATTCGAATAGTACACATTATAGAAAGAAATAGGTGGAAAATTCAGCATTTctctttaaaaacaataatatgaaTCCTAAATTAAATCTGAAATTTGTAAAGGACAAAATAAACCATCCCTGATGAAAAATCTGAACTTTGTAAAGGATATTTTTTCTGAGAACCATCACTCAATAGTAAATCACGCACTTGTTCGTTATATATTTCAACCATCTGAACCTGAATCTCATATATCAGGGAGTCTCTTCTATTCTGAGAAATACTGAATAGGTCATTTAGAGCCCGATAATTAACCCCCCAATCCTCTTCAGATGCTCCATTAGGACCTGTCTGCAACAGTAAGTCAAGTTGAGTTAGAATTGCCAGAAAACTTTATTGCATGAAATGAGACTAAACACAATGATACACACGTCAATAACCCATACCATTGTGTAAGTTTTTCCCGAACCAGTTTGTCCATAAGCAAATATACATACGCTGTATCCATCCAGGACAGAACGTATCAACGGTTGAGTGTCTGAATATACCTCAGCTGCCAATATCCAGAGCAGATAGCAGGTTAGAGATGGCAAGAATTTTCTTCCACGGTCATGCCAGTAGAACGTaaaaaagcacaaaaacaaTATAGCATGCTCATGTAAGCCCTATCCACATTGAAAAAGATGAAGAGATGAAAACCTTGAGTAGAATCTGGACCGAAGACCTTATTGAACTTAAAATTGCGGCGTCTATCTTTCCCTTGTTTGGAGGGATTCACAACTGCTAACTCTCCGTGTTCACCTATATATTCTACCGTTGTATGTTTTTCACCATGCCCAGGAAGAAATGGCCTTATCCGGCAATAAACTCTGATGTTTCctgcaaaacaaaatggaaGAATTACACGTTAAAAGACTGAACCAACGTGTAAACCTGGTACAGCAGAGGCTAGCAGCGGCACCTTTTAGTTCCTGAAGCTCATTAAACATCCTCCTATTTTCAGCAAGGACTATATGATAATCCCCAGTTGCATCAATTAATGCTTTTAACTTTACTCCTGAGCAAGATcagaattatatattataaaacttGCCATCACTATTGCATAAATTGACAAACTGTACTAATAACCAACAAACCTAGGCCATTGAATTCCTCCAAGTAGCTTTGTTGTACTTCTAAAATTTCATGCTTGATGGACTTAGAGGACAACCTCAGTTCCTAAACGTTTTCATAGATTCAGTCAGATTCGTGATACAAAATGCTGCAAGGCTAAAAGACTACCTAGTTATATTATACCTTCAGTGCACCAAATTGAAGCTCAACAAAGCTCTTAAAGATGTGTTCTTTCTTGTTGAACATCTTAGATTTTGACTGAGAATATGCCTCAAGCACTCTCACTTGGTTCCTCGAATCTTCCAAGTGGATTTCAAGCTCTTTTAATCTCCCCTCAAGGCCACCTTTAGCAGCCTTAGCTTCTGTTTCCATTTGCAAGCGATGTAGTTCATGTGTCTGTTTCACTAATTCTAATTCTTGTTTCAAGGCTGAAAGTTCAAGATCTCTTTGCTCCTGCTCTTTGGTCAACTTAGCAACATGGTCCACTccaattttcttctcttcttccatTTTGGACTTCTCAATCTgtaatgagagaaaaaaaaatcccattatatgaatattatgaaGAACATCCACACAACAAGCACAAGAAAatgattcttttctttcttttttggataGTAAAATGCACCCATTCTAATACTTACTAAACTAGccagaagaaataaaagaaaaactgaaacAAACCACAATTAGaatatatttatgtagtctGGCTAACAGCTCAAAGGAGTCCGCTAAAAGAGAACTACGCAAAAGAGATTGACATTTGTCAGGACACACGAATCCACCAGAAATTGTATGCAGAACATAAGGAACAACTATCAGTAGTATGTGAGAAGATAGCAAAAGAATAATTCCGGAAAGAGTGACAAATACAAGCAGTTCACTGAGCAAGTTATGGTGTAAATAacttaagaattgttttttcttgtctCTGAAACATACCTTAATTTGTTGAAGCTGGTCCATGACaacctgaaaaaatattaatataagaaaaacaggTGTATTTTGGAAAGGTTTGTACCAGTCTAGTCTTAAATAAGTTTTCCATACCCCCCTCTCTTCACCAGTCCCAGAAGCCAGGGCTTCAAGTACTCTGATTCTTGACTGGTACTTCTCCTCACGAACCTTAAATAGATTATTTTGCTGAAGGGAGAGAAGCATAAAGATATTGCCATTGGTACAGTCAATCATGGAgaaacaattcaattttttttttaaaaaaaggcaaaatgaTTCTTACTGTTCTTAAGTGTTCTGCTTGAGTTGAAATACGGCGTTCAATCTCTTGTACAACCTTTCTCAACAGACAAGCCACACGctgagaaacaaaataaatgttaaCCATACCTATAAACTATTCAAGtgtatgtatgcatgcatgcacgCACGCATAGTAGTTGCAGAAATACATAGATACAGAAACATATTTAATGTACTTAATGTTACCCCTATTACATACATGTGGTATCTCGTCACTCTTTCTTTCAATGCTCTCATCCAATATTCCATTCACAACACTCAAAAGTGACTGAGTTGGTGCATTCTGCAAACAAGATGTTGAAATGTTACTGACAAGGGCTCAGAATGAAAACGTTAATGAGAAAACTGTAACATAAGAAAACATGAGAGTTCATCAAATAATACAAATGAAAACTTACATCCAAActatttgatttcatcatttcagAGATTTTTGCAGCAGAAAGATCTGAATAGCAGCCTTGTTTCAGTTGAAACATCTCATGGAACTTATGTACAACATGGGGCATGGATGCAGCTGATGGCTCTGTTGAATATGAGAATAACGTTAAAGatgcttttaaatttcaaaaacagcATGTAAGACTTTAATAGACTTGAAAGTACAATTTATCTGCATTTTAGTCATACATGCAGAGGAAAGTTGCGTGCTATTTTCATATAGCATAAGATCAGCTTAAAAATTGCTTCAGGTTCAGTATTATAGTGCACATATGAAAACTCTTCATGCCCAGCCTTTTAAGCCAATCAAGTGCGCATATGAAAACCGTATACTTCGATCACGGGAGAGAGTAAGCCATACCTGTCATAACAGGACTACGCAAGGCTTGTTGAATTTTTGACTCTGGAGAAAACTTTCGCTTTTCTTCCCCAAATGTTGAAGAAGAAAGGCCATTGGAAGATGCATCCCCACGAGGGCTGCCATATTTAATCCCACCAGTGGGAGAAACAACTCCCATATATGCGAATTGTGCTCGAAGTGTTGAAAGGCAATCCATAACGTTCTTCATAGATCCCTGCAGATTTGAAACACAGCAGATggatacagagagagagagagacgccAGAAGAATAATAAAATCCTGCATGTGCACAGACCACCAAGAAGTGGTAAAGACTAGCTCTAGTTGACAGCATTATCATTGTTCAAAATTGAAACGAAGTGTATGAAGCTggcaaaatcatgaatttttggTAGATGGAAAGCATACCTATAAACTTGCTTCTTACTTAGCATTCAAATGTTCATATGCATAACATTAATCTATGGGGGGGACAATAGAGCAGACAAACATTGGATTACCTTCTCCAGGTCCGACGGTTCGAACTTGAGAATCCCCAATTCATCCATACTTGCCTGAAACTTCTTAACATTTTCAGAGCTAGAACTACCAGCCTGAAATAGAAATGCACAATCAAATCAACTAGGCAAATGCTGATTCATCAACTCATAAGTAACTCGACTATaaatagcaaaacaaataaGCAACCTTGTATGCATAACCAGGTCTAAGCTTATTTAAAAGCTGTAGTAGAACAGTGCCATCGATCAAGCAGGCTCTCAACTCCTCGGATGAAGCTTTTACTGGCAAATTTAGACTAGGAACAATGCTATTCATCCACTCCACCAATACGGCTCGCTTATTGGCTGGAGATAGggcaaaaagagaagaagaaattcagTTCAAAGGACAAAAACAACTGCAGTTAAAAGGAAAGTAAGTTTTTTCTTACCTTCAATGTCATTGTTACGAATTACAGTTGGTTCAAAAACACCCGAACTGACAGATACCTTTGAGCTATTGGCTCTCCCATTTTGTACCATGGGGTGATCCGAAGCTGAATTCATTGCTTACCTTTGAAGTCAATTATGAAAGCATGGCATCTGCATAATTCCTCACAATTTTCCAGAGCAGTCCTGAGAAGTTTTTAAGAGCAACCATCACGAGACtgatgaattatgcaaaaatccCCCTTTAACCAAGAAAAGCAAACAGGGTGTTTCATTTGAGTTCACTATAAGAACAAACATAACTAGGCACTAGATACTGTATGATTGCAGAAATTATTCCCACATTCACGACTCATTTCAGCATTAAGGTGAACAATGGGAAAGTTAAAAAGAAGAGAGCAAGCATCAGATAATTAAAACCATAGTCTAAGACCAAGAAGATTGGTTACCAGAAAACTTCACAGAAACTGATGAATTTGCAACAAAATGCAGATATCAAATTCATGCAATATGAGCTAGAATCACCATCCCCATTGGAAATAGCAAAACAGGATTTCTACCAATAATGAgcagaagggaaaaaaaaagaaacagaaaggaAATAAACCGagttactatatatatatatatatatatatgcatatacGCACACACTTATAATGGATGAGCTAAGAGATCATAATTTTAAAGGAACCCAGATGACAATtaccaaaactaaaacaaacaacACAATGCTGGTACATTCAAGACAATGCGATCATCAAATaactaaatatcaaaataaaaaacaaaatggattcaattcaattataaaaaaaagagaagaaaaagggagCCACCTGAGAGAAAGACGTGGAACAAAGCAATACACACGTCGTTTTAAGGTCAAACAGAAAGAAGACATGCATATAACTTGGTCGTCATGTCATGAGAGAAAGTGTTGTTATTAAACTAGACAACAAGAACACAACACAGGTATTAGATTCACATTAGAATTccattttaaaaggaaaagtcaaagtctgttttctttttcttttttattatgattttgtttggtaTTCCGTGTAAATGAAAGAGAAAGGGCGTAAGAAGAGGAGTGAAACTCTCCTTTAGGCcttgcccttttcttttctgtgtgGTGATCATTGAAATGTGG
It encodes:
- the LOC7453872 gene encoding kinesin-like protein KIN-14C; this translates as MNSASDHPMVQNGRANSSKVSVSSGVFEPTVIRNNDIEANKRAVLVEWMNSIVPSLNLPVKASSEELRACLIDGTVLLQLLNKLRPGYAYKAGSSSSENVKKFQASMDELGILKFEPSDLEKGSMKNVMDCLSTLRAQFAYMGVVSPTGGIKYGSPRGDASSNGLSSSTFGEEKRKFSPESKIQQALRSPVMTEPSAASMPHVVHKFHEMFQLKQGCYSDLSAAKISEMMKSNSLDNAPTQSLLSVVNGILDESIERKSDEIPHRVACLLRKVVQEIERRISTQAEHLRTQNNLFKVREEKYQSRIRVLEALASGTGEERGVVMDQLQQIKIEKSKMEEEKKIGVDHVAKLTKEQEQRDLELSALKQELELVKQTHELHRLQMETEAKAAKGGLEGRLKELEIHLEDSRNQVRVLEAYSQSKSKMFNKKEHIFKSFVELQFGALKELRLSSKSIKHEILEVQQSYLEEFNGLGVKLKALIDATGDYHIVLAENRRMFNELQELKGNIRVYCRIRPFLPGHGEKHTTVEYIGEHGELAVVNPSKQGKDRRRNFKFNKVFGPDSTQAEVYSDTQPLIRSVLDGYSVCIFAYGQTGSGKTYTMTGPNGASEEDWGVNYRALNDLFSISQNRRDSLIYEIQVQMVEIYNEQVRDLLLSDGSQKKLGIISTVQPNGLAVPDASMHPVTSTSDVLELIDVGLKNRAVGATAMNERSSRSHSVVSIHVRGKDLHSGAALHGNLHLVDLAGSERVDRSEATGDRLREAQHINKSLSALGDVIFALAQKNSHVPYRNSKLTQLLQSSLGGQAKTLMFVQLNPDVSSYSETISTLKFAERVSGVELGAARSSKEGRDVRELMGQVASLKDTIAKKDDEIEQLQLIKDHKNEYPGSARYGDSSASYDSSGVIPHRTRKPSDRRSVGSETASYQESISECSDKHSEAGSQQSKLSDGDTGHDMSFADAEILRFEDGDHEDRLSDISESVLSVGTEPDDTTDQGTKLSQTLRKSKVASTIRLLQNQTQNASKTVTVSRDSPKGSASIKKTVNSNLVKPSKRWQ